One genomic window of Staphylococcus hsinchuensis includes the following:
- the mecA gene encoding adaptor protein MecA yields the protein MRIERVDDTTVKLFITYSDIEVRGFKREDLWTNRKRGEEFFWNMMEEINEEEDFVVEGPLWIQVHAFEKGVEVTISKSKNEDLINMADEDNDQLDYQVNDLLSQSMNQEDSLEDLFEQRQRQKKAHSQSEEQETHNQPNAHTVIVRFNDLEEVIEYAYHNNLNTDEYEDLLYSLDNTYYYAVYFDASVNQEVIDDNYSQLLEFAHPSDKSEVYLNDYAKIIMSHNVAAQVRRYF from the coding sequence TTGAGAATAGAGCGTGTTGACGATACAACGGTTAAATTATTTATAACATATAGTGACATTGAAGTTAGAGGATTTAAACGTGAAGATTTATGGACTAATCGTAAACGTGGCGAAGAATTTTTCTGGAATATGATGGAAGAAATTAACGAAGAAGAAGATTTCGTCGTAGAAGGTCCATTATGGATACAAGTGCATGCTTTTGAAAAGGGCGTAGAAGTAACGATATCTAAATCTAAAAATGAAGATTTAATTAATATGGCTGATGAAGATAATGACCAATTAGATTATCAAGTTAATGATTTATTATCACAATCAATGAATCAAGAGGATAGCTTAGAAGATCTATTTGAACAACGTCAACGACAAAAGAAAGCCCACAGCCAAAGTGAAGAACAAGAGACACACAATCAACCAAACGCTCATACTGTTATTGTGAGATTTAATGATTTAGAAGAAGTCATTGAATATGCATATCATAATAATTTAAATACAGACGAATACGAAGATTTACTATATAGCTTAGATAACACTTACTATTATGCGGTTTATTTTGATGCTTCAGTAAATCAAGAAGTTATTGATGATAATTACAGTCAATTATTAGAATTCGCACATCCAAGTGATAAATCAGAAGTTTATCTAAATGATTATGCGAAGATTATTATGAGTCACAATGTAGCTGCACAAGTACGTCGTTACTTTTAA
- a CDS encoding competence protein CoiA, which produces MLCAKNQSGEIVFAQQAKERSRYFCPHCQNEVILKRGVIKVAHFSHKVSSTTYCQKQETVEHFQLKYQLAQWLRLQGHHVNIEPYVASCFQYPDLIVNGTIAIEIQFSRINIKDVVKRSNGLLKSGYHIIWIIKNPHYNGHTHTLTLSDFERTFIDVTRRELVAWDTIRERFYLYSDIQYVSGKRFLALRKYIPLSQLIQLFDPIKRNSYETMITFKLSEIEIKRYLLNCRKQFSVLEPTLSVMYQLQLSDRWVYRHVGYIFPEQIFIKSHPVFWQLQLLNLLINREYDVHVFEGLINFNRYYINTYDKEIIIQKIVDRFVQIYRTFKHNDVQNNC; this is translated from the coding sequence ATGCTATGTGCTAAAAACCAGTCAGGAGAGATTGTCTTTGCGCAACAAGCGAAGGAACGAAGTCGTTATTTTTGTCCCCATTGTCAGAATGAAGTGATATTAAAGCGAGGGGTTATTAAAGTTGCGCATTTTTCACATAAAGTGAGTAGCACTACTTATTGCCAAAAACAAGAAACAGTTGAACACTTTCAATTAAAGTACCAGTTAGCACAGTGGTTAAGACTTCAAGGTCATCATGTCAATATTGAGCCTTACGTTGCGTCGTGTTTTCAATATCCTGATTTAATTGTTAATGGAACAATTGCGATAGAAATACAATTTTCTCGAATAAACATAAAAGATGTTGTAAAAAGATCGAATGGATTACTCAAATCGGGTTATCACATCATTTGGATAATTAAAAATCCTCATTATAATGGACACACGCATACGTTAACGTTGTCGGATTTTGAAAGGACCTTTATTGATGTAACTCGACGTGAGTTGGTTGCATGGGACACTATACGAGAGCGGTTTTATCTTTATTCTGACATACAGTATGTATCAGGAAAACGGTTTTTAGCACTTAGAAAATACATACCTTTATCGCAACTCATACAACTGTTTGATCCTATAAAAAGAAATTCCTATGAAACGATGATTACATTTAAATTAAGCGAAATTGAAATAAAACGTTATCTTTTAAATTGTAGAAAACAATTTTCTGTTTTAGAACCTACGCTTAGTGTGATGTATCAGTTACAACTATCAGATCGTTGGGTTTACCGACATGTAGGCTATATTTTTCCTGAGCAAATATTTATAAAGTCTCATCCAGTATTTTGGCAGTTACAATTACTCAACTTATTGATCAATCGTGAATATGATGTACATGTCTTTGAAGGTTTAATCAACTTCAATCGCTATTACATAAATACATACGATAAAGAGATTATTATCCAAAAAATTGTGGATCGATTTGTTCAAATATATCGCACATTCAAACATAATGACGTGCAAAATAACTGTTGA
- the pepF gene encoding oligoendopeptidase F, with protein MSQQLTREEQERKYPQYTWDLSTIFENDDAFEDAFKEIESHLGEEQKFQGHLGDDAETLYQALALEDELGSKLEKVYVYAHLKQDQDATNDKYTGFEARAHQLIIKFSANWSFLVPEILQIDESTIQSFIESNDDLKRYAFDLKQINEKRPHVLSSDKEKLLTEAQGALSTPENVYGMFSNADLEFEDAIDSEGNPHTLTQGTFIKCLESDDRQLRKSAYDNLYNAYGTYNNTLSATLAGEVKKNVFSAKAHNYETARAAALNSNDIPETVYDNLVKTVHDYLPLLHRYTKLRKELLGIDDLKMYDLYTPLVKDINFEMPYEEAKEWMVNALQPMGEEYMNVIEEGLNNRWVDVYENKGKRSGGYSSGAHLTNPFILLNWSNTVSDLYTLVHEFGHSTHSYFSRKHQPSNSSDYTIFVAEVASTCNEALLSDYMDKHLDDDRRLLLLNQELERFRATLFRQTMFAEFEHKIHQIEEAGEPLTAQRMNDEYAKLNKQYFGDAVETDENISKEWSRIPHFYMNYYVYQYATGYSAAQSLSQQILTEGKPAVERYINEFLKKGSSDYPIEILKNAGVDMTTPEPIEQACKVFEEKLDAFEKLMKA; from the coding sequence ATGAGTCAACAATTAACAAGAGAAGAACAAGAACGTAAATATCCACAATATACATGGGATTTATCTACTATATTTGAAAATGATGATGCGTTCGAAGATGCATTTAAAGAAATAGAAAGTCATTTAGGTGAAGAACAAAAATTCCAAGGACATCTTGGAGATGACGCAGAAACATTATATCAAGCACTCGCTTTAGAAGATGAATTAGGTTCTAAACTCGAAAAGGTTTATGTTTATGCACATTTAAAGCAAGACCAAGATGCAACAAATGATAAATATACTGGTTTTGAAGCACGTGCACATCAATTAATCATTAAATTTAGTGCAAATTGGAGTTTCTTAGTACCAGAAATTTTACAAATAGATGAATCTACAATTCAATCATTTATTGAATCTAATGATGATTTGAAACGTTATGCATTTGATTTGAAACAAATTAATGAAAAACGCCCACATGTGCTAAGTTCAGACAAAGAGAAACTATTAACTGAAGCACAAGGTGCATTATCAACTCCTGAAAATGTTTATGGTATGTTTAGTAATGCAGATTTAGAATTTGAAGATGCCATCGATAGTGAGGGGAACCCGCACACATTAACCCAAGGTACATTTATTAAATGTTTAGAGTCTGATGATCGCCAATTAAGAAAATCTGCATACGATAATTTGTATAATGCTTATGGTACTTATAATAATACTTTAAGTGCGACGTTAGCAGGTGAAGTTAAGAAGAATGTATTCAGTGCAAAAGCGCACAACTATGAAACTGCTAGAGCAGCTGCATTAAATAGTAATGATATACCTGAAACAGTGTATGATAATCTTGTGAAAACAGTTCACGATTATTTACCATTACTCCATAGATATACGAAATTACGTAAAGAATTACTCGGTATTGATGATTTGAAAATGTATGACTTATATACACCATTGGTTAAAGATATTAATTTCGAAATGCCGTATGAAGAAGCAAAAGAGTGGATGGTAAATGCACTACAACCAATGGGCGAAGAATATATGAATGTGATTGAAGAAGGGCTTAATAACCGTTGGGTCGATGTTTATGAAAATAAAGGTAAACGCTCAGGAGGTTATTCATCAGGTGCGCACTTAACAAATCCATTTATCTTACTTAACTGGTCAAACACAGTATCCGATCTTTATACATTAGTGCATGAGTTTGGTCATTCTACACATAGTTATTTCAGTAGAAAGCATCAACCATCAAATTCAAGTGATTATACAATTTTTGTTGCTGAAGTTGCATCTACTTGTAATGAAGCATTATTAAGTGATTATATGGACAAACATTTAGATGATGACCGTCGTTTATTATTATTAAATCAAGAATTAGAACGCTTTAGAGCAACATTATTTAGACAGACAATGTTTGCAGAATTTGAACATAAAATTCACCAAATTGAAGAAGCGGGAGAACCACTTACTGCACAACGTATGAATGATGAATATGCTAAATTAAATAAACAATATTTCGGAGATGCTGTTGAAACTGATGAGAATATCAGCAAAGAATGGTCACGCATTCCTCATTTCTATATGAATTACTACGTATACCAATATGCAACAGGATATAGTGCAGCCCAAAGCTTAAGTCAACAGATCTTAACAGAAGGTAAACCGGCTGTAGAACGCTATATTAATGAATTCTTGAAAAAGGGTAGTTCAGATTATCCAATTGAAATCTTAAAAAATGCAGGTGTCGATATGACAACACCAGAACCAATTGAACAAGCTTGTAAAGTATTTGAAGAGAAATTAGATGCTTTTGAAAAACTTATGAAAGCTTAA
- a CDS encoding helix-turn-helix transcriptional regulator: MKKSERLNQELIFLSGKSSFQLKDLIEEFNISKRTAIRDIKELENMGLTIYVDQGRYGGYKIINQNLLTPIHFNNDEILAIFFALKSLNSLSSTPFNKTYKQIREKLYATLPKYAQDNLTKTLSFIEYYTPDIMNNFNYLSDILYSIMYEQMIEISYSTSKSRSFHFQVYELFYRNGIWFIEGFDLSNEKWGIFRCDYIAALVIKDTQKNLLSRTQLENYKKQYDESYRNIPFKCQLNEDGVESFKKNHYPSMHLEYIDHIPFIIGFYNEDELEYMIRYLISLGQNVKIIYPAQLKTNYLNALKSIISSYE, encoded by the coding sequence ATGAAAAAATCAGAACGATTAAATCAAGAACTCATTTTTCTGAGTGGCAAAAGTAGTTTTCAGTTAAAAGATTTAATTGAAGAATTTAATATTTCAAAAAGAACCGCAATTAGAGATATTAAAGAACTTGAAAATATGGGGTTAACTATTTATGTCGATCAAGGTCGATATGGTGGATATAAAATTATTAATCAAAATTTATTAACGCCCATTCATTTTAATAACGATGAAATTTTAGCCATATTCTTCGCCTTAAAGTCTTTAAATTCCTTATCAAGTACGCCATTTAACAAAACATACAAACAAATCAGAGAGAAACTTTACGCCACATTACCAAAGTACGCACAAGACAATCTCACAAAAACCCTATCGTTCATCGAATACTATACACCTGATATTATGAATAACTTTAACTATCTATCGGACATTTTATATTCTATTATGTATGAACAGATGATTGAAATCTCATATTCTACTTCTAAATCTAGAAGCTTTCACTTTCAAGTATATGAATTATTTTACAGAAATGGCATTTGGTTTATAGAAGGTTTTGATCTTTCTAATGAAAAATGGGGTATTTTTCGTTGTGATTATATAGCTGCATTAGTGATTAAAGACACTCAGAAAAACTTATTATCGAGAACACAATTAGAAAATTATAAAAAGCAATACGATGAAAGTTATCGAAATATACCGTTTAAATGTCAATTAAATGAGGATGGTGTTGAATCATTCAAGAAAAATCATTACCCAAGCATGCATTTAGAATACATTGATCATATCCCTTTTATCATTGGTTTTTATAATGAGGATGAACTTGAATATATGATTCGATATTTAATTTCGTTAGGACAAAATGTAAAAATCATTTATCCCGCACAACTCAAAACGAACTATTTGAATGCATTAAAAAGCATAATTAGCTCATATGAATAA
- a CDS encoding FMN-dependent NADH-azoreductase encodes MKTLIINAHPDFNNEQSFSLKLENMFIEKYQKVFTNNKLEIINLYDIEIPQVTQQQLLNTWDKQRHKQSLTPEEQHLAQLSKKLLEQFKGAQRIVIVTPLHNFNITSKMKDYMDNIMLARETFKYTKEGSVGLMTDNYKALLLQASGSIYTNDDRYTPLDFSYRYLKEMFENIMGFDKFYVVRAEGTAILPEEEVMQKASQNLDIAFEEFYK; translated from the coding sequence ATGAAGACATTAATTATTAATGCGCACCCTGATTTTAATAATGAACAATCTTTCTCACTTAAGTTAGAAAATATGTTTATAGAAAAGTATCAAAAAGTTTTTACAAACAATAAATTAGAAATAATAAACTTATATGATATAGAGATTCCTCAAGTAACACAACAACAATTACTCAACACTTGGGATAAACAACGTCATAAACAAAGTTTAACTCCAGAGGAACAACATTTAGCACAACTATCTAAAAAATTATTGGAACAGTTTAAAGGGGCACAGCGAATTGTAATTGTTACGCCACTTCATAACTTTAATATTACTTCTAAAATGAAAGACTATATGGATAATATTATGCTTGCTCGAGAAACATTTAAATATACGAAAGAGGGATCAGTCGGTTTAATGACGGATAATTATAAAGCGCTGTTACTCCAAGCGAGTGGATCTATATATACTAATGATGATCGCTATACACCGCTTGATTTTTCATACCGTTACTTAAAGGAAATGTTCGAAAATATAATGGGGTTTGATAAATTCTATGTAGTACGCGCAGAAGGGACTGCAATCCTACCGGAAGAAGAAGTAATGCAAAAAGCTTCTCAGAATTTAGATATAGCATTTGAGGAATTTTATAAATAA
- the yjbH gene encoding protease adaptor protein YjbH gives MAEELKLIHAQSREDSNLSPVSKIEIYSFFDPFSKECFKLSAILSKLRIEYKQYVSIRHILNPSLRVLTKCQAQSTSDLDNIALSYKAAELQGRLRAERFIHLVQNEIIPKRDIITEAMVNNCIKNAGLDYEVFKEDLHNSKLRDSLQVDLHIAREMDIEEAPTLVFFNEDVHEEGLKVEGLYPYHIYTYIINELIGTSIEKELPPTLEQYIQQQQLVTMEELLTIYEWPEKLMNKELKKLALQQKVEKLKTPDGKFWKSKMK, from the coding sequence ATGGCTGAAGAATTAAAGTTAATACATGCACAAAGTCGTGAAGATTCAAATCTTTCACCTGTAAGTAAGATAGAAATTTATTCTTTTTTCGACCCATTTAGTAAAGAATGCTTTAAACTATCAGCAATACTTTCTAAATTAAGAATTGAATATAAACAATATGTCAGTATTAGACATATTTTGAACCCTTCGTTACGCGTATTGACGAAATGCCAAGCGCAAAGCACCTCAGACCTCGACAACATTGCCCTATCTTATAAGGCAGCAGAACTACAAGGTCGTTTACGTGCTGAACGATTTATCCATCTCGTACAAAATGAAATTATTCCAAAAAGGGATATTATTACAGAAGCGATGGTCAATAATTGTATCAAAAATGCAGGACTTGATTATGAAGTCTTTAAAGAAGACTTGCATAACAGTAAACTACGCGATAGTTTACAAGTTGACTTGCATATTGCACGCGAAATGGATATTGAAGAAGCACCTACACTTGTATTCTTTAACGAAGATGTGCATGAAGAAGGCTTGAAAGTTGAAGGTTTATATCCGTATCATATTTATACGTATATCATTAATGAATTAATTGGTACTTCTATAGAAAAAGAACTTCCACCCACTTTAGAGCAATATATTCAACAACAACAATTAGTGACAATGGAAGAACTACTAACGATTTATGAATGGCCTGAAAAGTTAATGAATAAGGAATTGAAAAAACTCGCCCTACAACAAAAGGTTGAAAAACTTAAGACACCAGATGGGAAGTTTTGGAAATCTAAAATGAAATAA
- a CDS encoding truncated hemoglobin YjbI — translation MTQTPFEIIGRDALYQMIDHFYYLVERDDRINHLFPGNFEETSRKQKQFLTQFLGGPNLYTEEHGHSMLKRRHLNFTITNYERDAWLENMYIAIQHANFPYGVGDYLYERLRITANHMVNSEI, via the coding sequence ATGACACAAACACCTTTCGAAATAATCGGACGTGATGCGCTCTATCAAATGATAGATCATTTTTACTATCTCGTAGAAAGAGATGACAGAATCAATCATCTTTTTCCTGGGAATTTTGAAGAAACGAGTAGAAAGCAAAAGCAATTTTTAACACAATTTTTAGGTGGGCCCAACTTATATACAGAAGAACATGGACACTCTATGCTTAAAAGAAGGCACTTAAACTTTACTATTACTAATTATGAACGTGATGCATGGTTAGAAAATATGTATATTGCTATACAACACGCAAATTTCCCTTACGGTGTCGGTGATTATTTATACGAACGATTGCGCATAACAGCAAATCATATGGTGAACTCTGAAATATAA
- a CDS encoding CYTH domain-containing protein: MSTNNEIEFKQLLTNKEYESFYNTYFQGEQPFKQTNFYIDTPDFQLMSKLCALRIRVKDSQYEMTLKTPSEVGLMEYNEPTDIKPQIDDQVSATQLPHSIREQLDQLQINQDNLVILGSLTTERLERPLEENLIVLDKSTYLGYEDYELEFEVTDYDKGLEQFKSILDQFDIEHVDPDNKVKRFFDRKQKLNKKPNDNG; the protein is encoded by the coding sequence GTGAGTACAAACAATGAAATTGAATTTAAACAATTACTAACTAATAAGGAATATGAAAGTTTCTACAATACATATTTTCAAGGTGAACAACCATTCAAACAAACTAACTTTTACATCGATACACCAGATTTCCAACTCATGTCTAAACTTTGTGCATTACGTATTAGAGTTAAAGATAGTCAATATGAAATGACTTTAAAAACACCTTCAGAAGTCGGACTAATGGAATACAACGAACCAACAGACATTAAACCACAAATAGATGATCAAGTCTCAGCTACTCAACTACCACATTCAATTCGTGAGCAGCTCGACCAATTGCAAATTAACCAAGATAACCTTGTCATCTTGGGCTCATTAACTACCGAACGATTAGAACGTCCTCTTGAAGAAAACTTAATCGTATTAGATAAAAGTACATACTTAGGTTATGAAGACTATGAATTGGAATTCGAAGTAACGGATTACGATAAAGGACTTGAACAATTTAAATCTATTCTTGATCAATTTGATATTGAACACGTTGATCCAGACAATAAAGTAAAAAGATTTTTCGATAGAAAGCAAAAATTAAACAAGAAACCTAACGATAACGGGTAA
- a CDS encoding GTP pyrophosphokinase produces the protein MNQWDQFLSPYKQAVDELKVKLKGLRKQYDVVDHASPIEFVTGRVKPMTSIIDKANKRGIPFDRLHEEMYDIAGLRLMCQFVDDIDNVVNLLRQRQDFKVIEERDYISNTKQSGYRSFHVIIEYPIETLDGEKKILAEIQIRTLAMNFWATIEHTLRYKYDGDYPPEIQHRLERAAEAAYLLDEEMSEIKEEIQEAQKYYSKKRAKKHNND, from the coding sequence ATGAATCAATGGGATCAATTTTTATCGCCTTATAAACAGGCAGTTGACGAGTTAAAAGTTAAATTAAAGGGTCTCAGGAAGCAATATGATGTTGTTGATCATGCATCGCCAATTGAATTTGTTACTGGTCGAGTGAAACCAATGACAAGTATTATCGATAAAGCGAACAAACGTGGTATTCCGTTTGATCGTTTGCATGAAGAAATGTATGATATTGCCGGTCTACGTTTAATGTGTCAATTTGTTGATGATATTGATAACGTAGTTAATTTATTGAGACAACGCCAAGATTTTAAAGTGATTGAAGAGCGAGATTATATTAGTAATACAAAACAAAGCGGTTATCGTTCATTTCATGTCATTATCGAGTATCCAATTGAAACTTTAGATGGCGAGAAGAAGATATTAGCTGAAATTCAAATTAGAACGTTAGCGATGAATTTTTGGGCAACCATCGAACACACATTGCGATATAAATATGATGGAGATTATCCTCCAGAAATACAACATCGTTTAGAGCGTGCTGCTGAAGCGGCTTACTTACTTGATGAAGAAATGTCAGAAATTAAAGAAGAAATTCAAGAAGCGCAAAAGTATTATTCTAAAAAACGTGCTAAGAAGCATAATAATGACTAG
- a CDS encoding NAD kinase, which yields MRYTILSKGDSKSNALKHKMISYMKDFQMVEDTENPEIVISVGGDGTLLQAFHHYSHMLSRCAFVGVHTGHLGFYADWLPHEVEKLIIEINNSEFQVIEYPLLEIIVRYNNNGYETRYLALNEATMKTENGTTLVVDVNIRGNQFERFRGDGLCISTPSGSTAYNKALGGALIHPSLEAIQMAEIASINNRVFRTVGAPLVLPKHHTCLITPVNHDSILTTIDHVSVKHKNVNAIQFRVANEKIRFARFRPFPFWKRVHDSFISSGDGE from the coding sequence TTGCGATATACGATTTTATCTAAAGGCGATTCAAAATCCAATGCACTTAAGCATAAGATGATAAGTTACATGAAAGATTTTCAAATGGTGGAAGATACTGAGAATCCTGAAATAGTCATATCGGTAGGCGGAGATGGCACGTTGCTCCAAGCGTTTCATCACTATAGTCACATGCTTTCACGATGTGCCTTTGTCGGGGTACATACTGGACATTTAGGATTTTATGCGGATTGGTTACCACATGAAGTTGAAAAATTGATTATAGAAATTAACAACTCTGAATTCCAAGTGATAGAATACCCATTGTTGGAAATTATTGTGAGATATAATAATAATGGTTATGAGACGAGATATTTAGCTTTAAATGAAGCGACAATGAAAACTGAAAATGGTACGACATTAGTTGTTGACGTCAATATACGTGGCAACCAATTTGAACGCTTCAGAGGAGATGGTTTGTGTATATCCACACCTTCAGGCTCAACAGCATATAACAAAGCTTTAGGTGGCGCTTTAATACATCCTTCATTAGAAGCAATTCAGATGGCAGAAATTGCATCGATTAATAATCGCGTATTTAGAACAGTAGGGGCACCACTCGTGCTACCAAAACATCATACTTGTTTAATCACACCAGTGAACCACGATTCTATTTTAACGACGATTGATCATGTCAGTGTCAAGCATAAAAATGTTAATGCCATTCAATTCCGTGTTGCTAATGAGAAAATTAGATTTGCTCGATTTAGACCATTTCCATTTTGGAAAAGGGTGCATGATTCATTTATTTCAAGTGGTGATGGAGAGTAA
- a CDS encoding RluA family pseudouridine synthase, whose amino-acid sequence MKFSYQIKSPILLRTFLQNNDYSKKTISAIKNNGAIFVNNEPVTVRKQLEIDDQLDIHLNKEVPSQNLIPYTDSLKILYEDQYLLIVSKPPNQNCAPSREHKHHSLVEQVLGYFNQTEQVYNPHIVTRLDRNTAGIVIFAKHGFIHYLMSKVNIDKRYYCICYGQIEQEGIINAPIARALSSIIERRVDKNGKQAKTMFRCLDRTDQYSLCEVRLLTGRTHQIRVHFKHIGHSLVGDSLYNGLHSQYKHQLLRCVQVEFEHPITHENIVVVDRYKAIESIFNMI is encoded by the coding sequence ATGAAGTTTTCATATCAAATTAAATCTCCAATACTGTTAAGAACATTTTTACAAAATAATGATTATTCAAAGAAGACTATAAGCGCCATTAAAAATAATGGCGCTATATTTGTAAATAATGAGCCAGTAACAGTGCGAAAACAGTTAGAAATAGATGATCAATTAGATATTCATCTTAATAAAGAAGTACCGAGTCAAAATCTGATTCCTTATACGGATTCGTTAAAAATATTATATGAAGATCAATATTTATTAATTGTATCTAAACCACCTAACCAAAACTGTGCACCTTCACGTGAACATAAGCATCATAGTTTAGTAGAACAAGTACTCGGATACTTTAACCAAACTGAACAAGTGTACAACCCTCATATTGTTACACGGCTTGATAGAAATACGGCAGGTATCGTCATCTTCGCAAAACATGGTTTCATACACTATTTAATGTCAAAAGTAAATATAGATAAACGCTATTATTGTATTTGTTATGGTCAAATTGAACAAGAAGGTATCATCAATGCTCCAATTGCTAGAGCCCTTTCAAGTATTATAGAACGACGAGTAGACAAAAATGGCAAACAAGCTAAAACAATGTTTCGATGTTTAGATCGCACAGACCAATATAGTTTATGTGAGGTCCGTTTATTAACAGGTCGGACACATCAAATTCGTGTACATTTTAAACATATTGGGCATTCACTTGTAGGCGATTCGTTATATAATGGTTTACATAGTCAGTATAAACATCAATTGTTACGTTGTGTTCAAGTTGAGTTTGAACATCCAATTACACATGAAAATATTGTAGTGGTTGATCGTTATAAAGCGATAGAATCAATATTTAATATGATATAA
- the mgtE gene encoding magnesium transporter, with product MANEKESITLDDEQVYDQALLDQLLKDNDIDQFRDEFLSMHNYEQSEYFEDSDEEIRQRIYEVLSPAEVADFFEQLEIDKDEYEDLFDKMNANYASKVLENMSYDNSVDIMNHLSKQKVVSLLTLMKREDAKEIKALLHYEEDTAGGIMTTEYISLKATMPVREAMIQVKDQAPDAETIYVIFTVNDDKQLAGVLSLRDLIVAENDAYIEDIMSERVISANAADDQEDVAQKMRDYDFIAMPVVDYQDHLLGIITIDDILDVMDEEASEDYSRLAGVSDVDATNDSVFKTAFKRLPWLIILTFLGMITATILGSFEETLSKVALLAAFIPIISGMSGNSGTQSLAVSVRNISTGEIDEQSKFKVALREAGSGFFSGLVCAILLSLIIIVLYHQPILAMIVGASLTIAMTVGTLVGSMIPLVMNKLNIDPAVASGPFITTINDIVSMLIYFGLATSFMTYLT from the coding sequence GTGGCCAATGAAAAAGAATCTATTACATTAGATGATGAACAAGTATACGATCAAGCATTACTAGATCAATTATTAAAAGATAACGACATTGATCAATTTCGTGATGAATTTTTATCAATGCACAATTATGAGCAAAGTGAATATTTTGAAGACAGTGATGAAGAAATTCGTCAACGCATCTATGAAGTGTTATCTCCAGCAGAAGTTGCAGATTTCTTCGAACAATTAGAAATTGATAAAGACGAATATGAAGATTTGTTTGATAAGATGAATGCAAATTACGCGAGTAAAGTTCTGGAGAACATGTCTTATGATAACTCCGTTGATATTATGAATCATTTGTCTAAGCAAAAGGTAGTAAGTTTGCTGACATTAATGAAACGTGAAGATGCTAAAGAAATAAAAGCATTGTTACATTATGAAGAGGATACAGCCGGTGGTATTATGACCACTGAGTACATCTCTTTAAAGGCAACGATGCCAGTTAGAGAAGCAATGATACAAGTTAAAGATCAAGCACCTGATGCTGAGACGATTTATGTCATCTTTACAGTAAATGACGATAAGCAATTAGCAGGGGTCTTATCTTTACGTGATTTAATTGTTGCAGAAAATGATGCTTATATTGAAGACATTATGAGCGAACGTGTGATTTCGGCTAATGCAGCGGATGACCAAGAAGATGTTGCACAAAAAATGCGAGATTATGATTTCATTGCCATGCCTGTTGTAGATTATCAAGATCATTTATTAGGTATCATTACTATCGATGATATTTTAGACGTCATGGATGAAGAGGCAAGTGAAGACTACTCTCGTTTAGCCGGTGTATCAGATGTCGATGCAACCAATGACTCAGTATTTAAGACTGCATTTAAACGTTTGCCTTGGCTCATAATTCTTACATTCCTTGGTATGATTACAGCTACAATATTAGGTTCTTTTGAAGAGACTTTATCAAAAGTTGCATTGTTGGCTGCATTTATACCTATTATCAGTGGGATGTCCGGAAATTCAGGGACACAGTCACTTGCCGTATCGGTTCGTAATATTTCAACTGGTGAAATAGATGAACAGAGCAAATTTAAAGTCGCATTAAGAGAAGCGGGTAGTGGCTTCTTTAGTGGTTTAGTTTGTGCCATTTTACTATCGTTAATTATCATCGTACTTTATCATCAACCAATTTTAGCAATGATTGTTGGCGCAAGTTTAACGATTGCTATGACTGTTGGTACGTTAGTTGGTTCGATGATTCCACTTGTAATGAATAAATTAAATATTGACCCCGCTGTGGCGAGTGGTCCATTCATTACGACTATCAATGATATTGTAAGTATGCTAATTTACTTTGGTTTAGCAACTTCATTTATGACTTACTTAACATAG